A region from the Osmerus eperlanus chromosome 11, fOsmEpe2.1, whole genome shotgun sequence genome encodes:
- the tirap gene encoding toll/interleukin-1 receptor domain-containing adapter protein isoform X2 produces the protein MFGWFRQKWVQSKRELPIHNSSAPDDQESLRTIRDASPLSSSSSPLTSPPPPSSLPAVLTSPVRWTRKYDLCLCYSRADVEVAMCMASYLEAQPRSLRCFLWQRDDRPGGAISTELCRAVQSSHCQALLITPNFIVDEWCKYLMHQALAEGPMSNCIIPLRLNLPFSQYPSELRFYSSIDLARNTEKEYELVFKTVLMHLAGMIKKAPEMHSSMDSSNNVLNVFSLNETLACSV, from the exons ATGTTTG GATGGTTCCGCCAAAAATGGGTTCAATCTAAAAGAGAGCTCCCAATACACAACAGCTCTGCACCAGATGACCAGGAGTCATTAAGGACGATCAGGGATGCCTCTccgttatcatcatcatcatcgccactcacctccccccccccaccttcctctcttcctgctgtccTCACCTCACCCGTTCGTTGGACCCGGAAATACGACCTGTGTCTGTGTTATAGCCGTGCAGACGTTGAAGTAGCCATGTGCATGGCATCATACCTTGAAGCCCAACCTCGCAGCCTTCGCTGTTTTCTGTGGCAGAGAGATGACCGTCCCGGAGGTGCCATCTCCACCGAGTTGTGCCGGGCTGTGCAAAGCAGCCACTGCCAAGCGCTTCTCATCACCCCAAACTTCATCGTGGATGAATGGTGCAAGTACCTAATGCATCAGGCACTTGCTGAGGGGCCCATGTCTAACTGCATCATTCCCCTCAGGCTCAATCTTCCTTTCTCTCAGTATCCTTCAGAGCTGCGCTTCTACTCATCTATTGACCTGGCAaggaacacagaaaaagaaTATGAATTGGTGTTCAAGACCGTGCTTATGC ACCTGGCTGGTATGATCAAAAAAGCTCCGGAAATGCATAGCAGCATGGACAGTTCTAACAATGTATTGAATGTATTTTCATTAAATGAAACATTAGCATGCTCTGTGTAA
- the tirap gene encoding toll/interleukin-1 receptor domain-containing adapter protein isoform X1, with amino-acid sequence MSSRTGWFRQKWVQSKRELPIHNSSAPDDQESLRTIRDASPLSSSSSPLTSPPPPSSLPAVLTSPVRWTRKYDLCLCYSRADVEVAMCMASYLEAQPRSLRCFLWQRDDRPGGAISTELCRAVQSSHCQALLITPNFIVDEWCKYLMHQALAEGPMSNCIIPLRLNLPFSQYPSELRFYSSIDLARNTEKEYELVFKTVLMHLAGMIKKAPEMHSSMDSSNNVLNVFSLNETLACSV; translated from the exons ATGTCATCTCGGACAGGATGGTTCCGCCAAAAATGGGTTCAATCTAAAAGAGAGCTCCCAATACACAACAGCTCTGCACCAGATGACCAGGAGTCATTAAGGACGATCAGGGATGCCTCTccgttatcatcatcatcatcgccactcacctccccccccccaccttcctctcttcctgctgtccTCACCTCACCCGTTCGTTGGACCCGGAAATACGACCTGTGTCTGTGTTATAGCCGTGCAGACGTTGAAGTAGCCATGTGCATGGCATCATACCTTGAAGCCCAACCTCGCAGCCTTCGCTGTTTTCTGTGGCAGAGAGATGACCGTCCCGGAGGTGCCATCTCCACCGAGTTGTGCCGGGCTGTGCAAAGCAGCCACTGCCAAGCGCTTCTCATCACCCCAAACTTCATCGTGGATGAATGGTGCAAGTACCTAATGCATCAGGCACTTGCTGAGGGGCCCATGTCTAACTGCATCATTCCCCTCAGGCTCAATCTTCCTTTCTCTCAGTATCCTTCAGAGCTGCGCTTCTACTCATCTATTGACCTGGCAaggaacacagaaaaagaaTATGAATTGGTGTTCAAGACCGTGCTTATGC ACCTGGCTGGTATGATCAAAAAAGCTCCGGAAATGCATAGCAGCATGGACAGTTCTAACAATGTATTGAATGTATTTTCATTAAATGAAACATTAGCATGCTCTGTGTAA